Proteins found in one Luteimonas chenhongjianii genomic segment:
- the flhF gene encoding flagellar biosynthesis protein FlhF translates to MRNAGGDSRRGSESRRQHAEPTPMKIRRFVAEDMRSALQMVRQAHGPDAVILSNRRTDEGVEIVAASNYDEGYVRAIAEAQREAPAVATPAPAAAQASPGARDAEPALAPSERWLRDLAAPGAPPAAQTSAAPPAEMKTTMQPPAPPPAASAPVPAAFAVPAEPARFDLDGPTFAELLAAGHRDGTPAHALAPRLPTPPPPPVHAPADEDDRIPSPAPARAALTAVAPLPVPSSDGELAQMRDELAQMRMMIEREMARLTDERLRGSPARAQAMELMDDYGFDAGITRDTVLQIPADTPAARVRGLMLALLSKRLPICPVDPLTEAGVIALVGPTGAGKTTTIAKLAALYAAQHQPRDIALVTTDTSRIGGREQLHSYGRQLGIAVHEADSETGLVTLLQKLQDYRLVLVDTAGLSQRDRTLAGQLNWLRAARNVRTLLVLPANTHFADLDEVVRRFDSVRPQGVVLTKLDETGRLGSALSVAVDHQLPLTWVTDGQRIPDDLHRANAAHLVLRLEDLRRDADKPIAPEHTHAVA, encoded by the coding sequence ATGCGGAACGCGGGTGGCGACAGCCGCCGCGGTTCCGAATCCCGACGCCAACATGCCGAACCCACGCCCATGAAAATCCGCCGTTTCGTCGCCGAAGACATGCGCAGCGCCCTGCAGATGGTGCGGCAGGCCCATGGGCCCGATGCCGTGATCCTGTCCAACCGGCGTACCGACGAAGGCGTCGAGATCGTCGCGGCCAGCAACTACGACGAAGGCTATGTGCGCGCGATCGCGGAGGCGCAGCGAGAGGCGCCGGCGGTCGCTACGCCAGCGCCTGCGGCCGCACAGGCCAGCCCCGGCGCACGCGATGCCGAGCCGGCCCTGGCGCCGTCCGAACGCTGGCTGCGCGACCTCGCGGCGCCCGGTGCCCCGCCTGCCGCGCAGACAAGCGCCGCGCCCCCCGCGGAAATGAAAACGACGATGCAGCCGCCAGCGCCGCCGCCGGCAGCATCGGCCCCGGTGCCGGCGGCGTTCGCTGTACCTGCAGAGCCGGCCCGCTTCGACCTCGACGGCCCGACCTTCGCCGAGCTGCTGGCCGCCGGCCATCGCGACGGGACACCGGCACATGCGCTCGCGCCGCGCCTGCCGACGCCACCACCACCGCCCGTTCACGCACCGGCGGACGAAGACGACAGGATTCCGTCGCCAGCCCCCGCACGTGCAGCGCTGACGGCGGTTGCACCCCTGCCGGTACCGTCCAGCGACGGGGAACTGGCGCAGATGCGCGATGAGCTGGCGCAGATGCGCATGATGATCGAGCGCGAAATGGCGCGGCTCACCGACGAGCGGCTGCGCGGTTCGCCGGCGCGCGCCCAGGCAATGGAACTGATGGACGATTACGGCTTCGACGCCGGCATCACCCGCGACACCGTCCTGCAGATCCCGGCCGATACACCGGCCGCGCGCGTACGTGGGCTGATGCTGGCGCTGCTGTCCAAGCGCCTGCCGATCTGCCCGGTGGATCCGCTGACCGAAGCGGGCGTGATCGCCCTGGTCGGCCCCACCGGTGCGGGCAAGACCACGACCATCGCCAAGCTCGCGGCGCTCTACGCCGCCCAGCACCAGCCGCGCGACATCGCCCTGGTGACCACCGACACCTCGCGCATCGGCGGCCGCGAGCAGCTGCACAGCTACGGCCGCCAGCTCGGCATCGCCGTGCACGAGGCCGACAGCGAGACCGGGCTGGTCACGCTGCTGCAGAAACTGCAGGACTACCGGCTGGTGCTGGTCGACACCGCGGGCCTGAGCCAGCGCGACCGCACCCTGGCCGGCCAGCTCAACTGGCTGCGCGCCGCGCGCAACGTGCGCACCCTGCTGGTGCTGCCCGCCAATACGCATTTCGCCGACCTCGACGAGGTGGTGCGCCGCTTCGACAGCGTGCGCCCGCAGGGCGTGGTGCTCACCAAGCTCGACGAGACCGGTCGCCTCGGCAGTGCCCTGTCGGTTGCCGTCGATCACCAGTTGCCGCTGACCTGGGTGACCGACGGCCAGCGCATTCCCGACGACCTGCACCGGGCCAACGCGGCCCATCTGGTCCTCCGCCTTGAAGATCTGCGCCGAGATGCCGATAAGCCGATTGCCCCGGAACACACCCATGCCGTCGCCTGA
- the flhA gene encoding flagellar biosynthesis protein FlhA, translating into MTPGPRRVFEMLRNGLGAPMLVLALLAMVVVPLPPMILDVLFSFNIAMSLVVLLAVIYVQRPLDFSIFPIVLLITTMLRLALNVASTRVILLKGQEGPGAAGKVIESFGEFVVGGNFAVGIVAFAILTIINFVVITKGAGRVSEVTARFILDAMPGKQMAIDADLNAGLLTRDEAKARREEVRQEADFYGAMDGANKFIRGDAIAGILILFVTIIGGLAIGVMQHGLPVGEAAKIYTLLSIGDGLVSQIPALLVSSAVALLVTRASRKQDMGVAMSGQVLGQHKALTIAASILLLVGLVPGMPNLAFLSLAAVVGYGAWVMRKRALEAERAGVDPEVAALPSPEQVANAELGWDDLRPVDPLGLEVGYRLIPLVDKAQGGELMARIKAVRRKLTQDVGFLIPPVHIRDNLELAPTAYRLLVHGVPVATAEIHPDRLLALDPGGALHPIDGIPGKDPAFGLDALWILPVQRANAEAAGYTVVDPATVVATHLSHLVREQAPELLGHEEVQQLLATLARAAPKLAEDLTPKALPLAVVVRVLQNLLIERIPVRQLRRIAEALVEHAAHTQDPGQLTAVVRTALGRFIVQEIAGPSEELPVYTLAPNLERVLQDSAQGGGAALEPGLAERLQQSLATCAGQQEARNEPAVVLVPGQVRAALARLVRHSVPGLSVLSYNEVPEDKRLKLLGTIN; encoded by the coding sequence ATGACCCCGGGCCCGCGCCGCGTCTTCGAGATGCTGCGCAACGGTCTCGGTGCACCGATGCTGGTACTGGCGCTGCTGGCGATGGTGGTGGTGCCGCTGCCGCCGATGATCCTGGACGTCCTTTTCAGCTTCAACATCGCGATGTCGCTGGTGGTGCTGCTGGCGGTGATCTACGTCCAGCGCCCGCTCGACTTCAGCATCTTTCCCATCGTGCTGTTGATCACCACGATGCTGCGCCTGGCGCTCAATGTGGCGTCCACGCGCGTGATCCTGCTCAAGGGCCAGGAAGGTCCGGGCGCGGCCGGCAAGGTCATCGAGTCCTTCGGCGAATTCGTGGTCGGTGGGAACTTCGCGGTCGGCATCGTCGCGTTCGCGATCCTGACCATCATCAACTTCGTGGTGATCACCAAGGGCGCGGGGCGCGTGTCGGAAGTCACCGCACGCTTCATTCTCGACGCGATGCCCGGCAAGCAGATGGCGATCGACGCCGACCTCAATGCCGGACTGCTGACCCGCGACGAGGCCAAGGCCCGGCGCGAGGAAGTGCGGCAGGAAGCCGATTTCTACGGCGCGATGGACGGCGCCAACAAGTTCATCCGCGGCGACGCGATCGCCGGCATCCTGATCCTGTTCGTCACGATCATCGGCGGCCTGGCGATCGGCGTGATGCAGCATGGCCTGCCGGTCGGCGAGGCAGCGAAGATCTACACCCTGCTGTCGATCGGCGATGGCCTGGTTTCGCAGATTCCCGCGCTGCTGGTGTCGTCCGCCGTGGCCCTGCTGGTCACCCGCGCCTCGCGCAAGCAGGACATGGGCGTCGCGATGAGCGGCCAGGTGCTCGGCCAGCACAAGGCGCTGACGATCGCCGCCAGCATCCTGCTGCTGGTGGGACTGGTGCCGGGCATGCCCAACCTCGCCTTCCTCAGCCTGGCGGCGGTGGTTGGCTACGGCGCCTGGGTGATGCGCAAGCGCGCCCTCGAGGCCGAACGCGCCGGCGTCGACCCCGAGGTCGCGGCGCTGCCTTCGCCCGAACAGGTCGCCAACGCCGAGCTCGGCTGGGACGACCTGCGCCCGGTCGATCCGCTGGGCCTGGAAGTCGGCTACCGGCTGATTCCGCTCGTCGACAAAGCCCAGGGCGGCGAACTGATGGCGCGGATCAAGGCCGTGCGCCGCAAGCTCACCCAGGACGTGGGCTTCCTGATCCCGCCAGTGCACATCCGCGACAACCTGGAGCTCGCGCCCACCGCCTACCGCCTGCTGGTCCACGGCGTGCCGGTGGCGACTGCCGAGATCCACCCCGACCGGCTGCTGGCGCTGGATCCGGGCGGCGCCCTGCACCCCATCGACGGCATTCCGGGCAAGGACCCGGCCTTCGGCCTGGACGCGCTGTGGATCCTGCCCGTGCAGCGGGCGAATGCCGAGGCCGCGGGCTACACCGTGGTCGACCCGGCCACGGTGGTCGCGACCCATCTGTCGCACCTGGTGCGCGAGCAGGCGCCGGAACTGCTGGGCCACGAGGAAGTGCAGCAACTGCTGGCCACCCTCGCCCGCGCCGCGCCCAAGCTCGCCGAGGACCTCACGCCCAAGGCCCTGCCGCTGGCGGTCGTGGTGCGCGTACTGCAGAACCTGCTGATCGAGCGCATCCCGGTGCGCCAGCTGCGTCGCATCGCCGAAGCCCTGGTCGAACATGCCGCGCATACCCAGGATCCGGGCCAGCTCACCGCGGTGGTGCGTACCGCGCTGGGCCGCTTCATCGTCCAGGAGATCGCCGGCCCCTCGGAGGAGCTGCCGGTCTACACGCTGGCGCCGAATCTGGAACGCGTCTTGCAGGACTCCGCGCAGGGCGGCGGCGCGGCACTGGAACCGGGCCTGGCGGAACGCCTGCAGCAGAGCCTGGCCACGTGCGCCGGGCAGCAGGAAGCCAGGAACGAGCCGGCGGTGGTGCTGGTGCCCGGCCAGGTGCGCGCCGCACTGGCGCGCCTGGTCCGCCACAGCGTGCCCGGCCTTTCGGTGCTGTCCTACAACGAAGTCCCTGAAGACAAGCGCCTGAAATTGCTGGGCACGATCAATTGA
- the flhB gene encoding flagellar biosynthesis protein FlhB encodes MAENENGQEKTELPSEKRLRDAREKGDVPRSRELATVAVFGAGVASLLAMGGGVTARAKDWMRGAMSPDLGLLDNPQHLFGHFGELLLGLLLILAPLIIATLAACFVAPAVMGGFNFATKGLVPDLKKLDPLAGLKRIYGPEGLAELLKSLLRVLLVGGAATLFLWPAMPRLRAMLHEPLERAAAGGLTFALWMLMATAAALLLLALADAPYQKWNWRRKLMMTRQELREEMKESEGRPEVKGRIRQLQHEMSQRRMMEDIPTADVIVVNPTHYAVALKYEGGAMRAPRVVAKGIDEMALRIREVGRQHRVALVEAPPLARVLYREAEIGQEIPVKLYAAVAQVLSYVYQLRDWRAGTPQPQLADLGVVEGDTGGAGA; translated from the coding sequence ATGGCCGAGAACGAAAACGGTCAGGAGAAGACCGAACTTCCCAGCGAGAAACGGCTGCGCGACGCCCGCGAGAAGGGCGATGTGCCGCGTTCGCGCGAGCTGGCCACCGTGGCGGTGTTCGGCGCGGGCGTGGCGTCGCTGCTGGCGATGGGCGGCGGCGTCACGGCGCGGGCAAAGGACTGGATGCGCGGCGCCATGAGCCCCGACCTCGGCCTGCTCGATAACCCCCAGCACCTGTTCGGCCACTTCGGCGAACTGCTGCTGGGCCTGCTGTTGATCCTGGCGCCCTTGATCATCGCCACCCTGGCGGCCTGCTTCGTCGCGCCCGCGGTCATGGGCGGTTTCAATTTCGCGACCAAGGGGCTGGTGCCGGATCTCAAGAAGCTCGATCCGCTGGCCGGACTCAAGCGCATCTACGGCCCGGAAGGTCTGGCGGAACTGCTGAAGTCGCTGCTGCGCGTGCTGCTGGTCGGTGGCGCCGCGACGCTGTTCCTGTGGCCGGCGATGCCGCGGTTGCGCGCGATGCTGCATGAACCGCTGGAACGGGCCGCGGCTGGCGGGCTGACGTTCGCCCTCTGGATGCTGATGGCGACCGCGGCGGCGCTGCTGCTGCTGGCCCTTGCCGACGCGCCCTACCAGAAGTGGAACTGGCGCCGGAAGCTGATGATGACGCGCCAGGAACTGCGCGAGGAAATGAAGGAAAGCGAGGGCCGACCGGAGGTCAAGGGCCGCATCCGCCAGCTTCAGCACGAGATGTCGCAGCGCCGGATGATGGAGGACATCCCGACCGCCGACGTGATCGTGGTCAATCCCACCCACTACGCCGTGGCGCTCAAGTACGAGGGCGGTGCAATGCGCGCGCCGCGCGTGGTGGCCAAGGGCATCGACGAAATGGCGCTGCGCATCCGCGAGGTGGGCAGGCAACACCGGGTCGCCCTGGTCGAGGCGCCGCCACTGGCACGCGTCTTGTATCGGGAGGCGGAGATCGGTCAGGAAATCCCCGTGAAACTCTACGCAGCCGTCGCCCAGGTGCTGTCCTACGTCTACCAGTTGCGCGACTGGCGGGCGGGCACGCCGCAGCCGCAGCTGGCGGATCTGGGTGTGGTCGAGGGTGACACCGGCGGAGCCGGCGCGTGA
- the fliR gene encoding flagellar biosynthetic protein FliR, with protein MDSATQMAIDGQQAFGMIGTLLWTALRVGALLMAMPLIGTRALPARLRVMAALVLSLALAPLLPTPPPWTGFDAATVLSIARELAVGAVMGFMLRLVFEAGALAGELISQGSGLSFAQMSDPLRGVQSGVVSQWFYLAFGLLFFAANGHLAVVAMLVHSYEALPIGTALPDVQATLRIAPEFFALVLRGGVTLALPVMVALLAVNLAFGVLARAAPALNPIQLGLPISVLIGLFLLAMLAGELGPPVQRLFDSAFDAAGRVPLGGP; from the coding sequence ATGGATTCCGCCACCCAGATGGCGATCGATGGCCAGCAGGCCTTCGGCATGATCGGCACCCTGCTGTGGACCGCGCTGCGTGTCGGCGCGCTGCTGATGGCGATGCCGCTGATCGGTACGCGCGCCCTGCCCGCTCGGCTGCGCGTGATGGCCGCGCTGGTGCTGAGCCTGGCGCTGGCGCCGCTGTTGCCGACGCCGCCGCCGTGGACCGGCTTCGACGCCGCAACGGTGCTGTCGATCGCCCGCGAACTGGCGGTCGGTGCGGTAATGGGCTTCATGCTGCGGCTGGTCTTCGAGGCCGGTGCGCTGGCCGGCGAATTGATTTCCCAGGGCTCGGGCCTGTCGTTCGCACAGATGAGCGATCCGCTGCGCGGCGTGCAGTCGGGCGTTGTGAGCCAGTGGTTCTACCTGGCCTTCGGCCTGCTGTTTTTCGCCGCCAACGGCCATCTGGCGGTGGTGGCCATGCTCGTGCACAGCTACGAGGCGCTGCCCATCGGCACCGCGCTGCCCGACGTGCAGGCCACCCTGCGCATCGCGCCGGAGTTCTTCGCCCTGGTGCTGCGCGGCGGCGTGACCCTGGCGCTGCCGGTGATGGTGGCACTGCTGGCGGTGAACCTGGCTTTCGGTGTGCTCGCGCGCGCCGCGCCCGCGCTCAATCCGATCCAGCTGGGCCTGCCGATCTCGGTGCTGATCGGCCTGTTCCTGCTCGCGATGCTGGCCGGCGAACTGGGCCCGCCGGTGCAACGCCTCTTCGACAGCGCCTTCGACGCCGCAGGGCGCGTGCCGCTCGGCGGCCCGTGA
- a CDS encoding flagellar biosynthetic protein FliQ, whose protein sequence is MSPELALTELRRGLEVALWVGGPLLATVLVVGVIVGVVQAATQINEPTIAFVAKAAALTAALFALGALLLGYLVDYTITLFRSIPHLIG, encoded by the coding sequence ATGTCTCCCGAACTCGCGCTCACCGAGCTTCGCCGCGGCCTCGAGGTGGCGCTGTGGGTCGGTGGCCCACTGCTGGCCACGGTTCTCGTGGTCGGCGTGATCGTCGGCGTCGTGCAGGCCGCCACCCAGATCAACGAGCCGACGATCGCGTTCGTCGCCAAGGCCGCCGCGTTGACCGCCGCGCTGTTCGCACTGGGCGCGCTGCTGCTCGGCTATCTGGTGGACTACACCATCACGCTGTTCCGCAGCATCCCGCACCTGATCGGATAG
- the fliP gene encoding flagellar type III secretion system pore protein FliP (The bacterial flagellar biogenesis protein FliP forms a type III secretion system (T3SS)-type pore required for flagellar assembly.), giving the protein MPRRTRPRWIALVTLVLGLLLPLCATAAAGAPQLPTLPDVTVGQIGNAPVSLPLQTLLLMTAITLIPSMLLVLTAFTRIIVVLALLRQAMGTGQTPSNQVLVGLALFLTALVMTPVWEAAWANGFAPYLDGRIDFRTAWDLGTAPLRGFMLAQVRETDLMTFAGLAGHSTYAGPNDVPFQVLVASFVTSELKTAFEIGFLIFIPFIIIDLVVASVLMSMGMMMLSPMLVSAPFKILLFVLVDGWVLTVGTLAASFN; this is encoded by the coding sequence ATGCCCCGCCGCACCCGACCGCGCTGGATCGCGCTGGTCACGCTCGTTCTCGGCCTGCTGTTGCCGCTGTGTGCCACGGCCGCCGCCGGCGCCCCGCAGCTCCCCACCCTGCCAGACGTGACCGTCGGCCAGATCGGCAACGCGCCTGTCAGCCTGCCGCTGCAGACCCTGCTGCTGATGACGGCGATCACGCTGATCCCGTCGATGCTGCTGGTGCTGACCGCGTTCACCCGGATCATCGTGGTGCTGGCTTTGCTGCGGCAGGCGATGGGCACCGGCCAGACGCCGTCCAACCAGGTGCTGGTCGGGCTGGCGCTGTTCCTGACCGCGCTGGTCATGACACCGGTCTGGGAAGCGGCCTGGGCCAACGGTTTCGCACCGTATCTCGACGGTCGCATCGATTTCCGCACCGCCTGGGATCTCGGCACCGCCCCACTGCGTGGCTTCATGCTGGCGCAGGTGCGCGAGACCGACCTGATGACCTTCGCCGGCCTCGCCGGGCACAGCACCTACGCCGGTCCGAACGACGTGCCGTTCCAGGTCCTGGTGGCCTCGTTCGTGACCAGCGAACTCAAGACCGCGTTCGAGATCGGCTTCCTGATCTTCATTCCCTTCATCATCATCGACCTGGTCGTGGCCAGCGTGCTGATGTCGATGGGCATGATGATGCTCTCGCCGATGCTGGTGTCCGCGCCGTTCAAGATCCTGCTGTTCGTGCTGGTCGACGGCTGGGTGCTGACGGTCGGCACGCTCGCCGCCAGTTTCAACTGA
- the fliO gene encoding flagellar biosynthetic protein FliO codes for MTASVIPAPEPIVIGAHAPQGPGLGGGLLALLLVLGLIVGLAWLLKRLPGGGFRQADGLRIVASIPLGTKERAAVVQVGGQQLLLGIGAGGVRTLHVLPQPLPEAPPAQLPTMKNLPDFKQMLAQRLRKDT; via the coding sequence ATGACCGCCAGCGTCATCCCGGCGCCAGAGCCGATCGTCATCGGCGCGCATGCGCCGCAGGGCCCGGGACTGGGTGGTGGGCTGCTTGCGCTGTTGCTGGTGCTGGGGCTGATCGTCGGTCTGGCCTGGCTGCTCAAGCGCTTGCCGGGCGGCGGTTTCCGCCAGGCGGACGGGCTGCGCATCGTCGCCAGCATTCCGCTGGGCACGAAAGAGCGCGCGGCGGTGGTGCAGGTCGGTGGGCAGCAGCTGCTGCTGGGCATCGGCGCCGGCGGTGTGCGCACCCTGCACGTGCTGCCGCAGCCGTTGCCCGAGGCGCCGCCGGCGCAGCTGCCGACGATGAAGAACCTCCCGGATTTCAAGCAAATGCTCGCGCAGCGCCTGCGCAAGGACACCTGA
- the fliN gene encoding flagellar motor switch protein FliN yields the protein MSTQDHTFPQDAAAPAKFDDLHADGVMDGTDLNLDVILDVPVALSLEVGRTRMPIRNLLQLNRGSVIELERGAGEPLDVYVNGTLVAHGEVVVINDRFGVRLTDVVSPSERIRRLR from the coding sequence ATGAGCACCCAGGACCACACCTTCCCGCAGGACGCCGCCGCGCCCGCCAAGTTCGATGACCTGCACGCCGACGGCGTGATGGACGGTACCGACCTCAACCTCGACGTGATCCTCGACGTGCCGGTGGCGCTGTCGCTGGAAGTCGGCCGCACGCGCATGCCGATCCGCAACCTGTTGCAGCTCAACCGCGGCTCGGTGATCGAGCTCGAGCGTGGCGCCGGCGAGCCGCTTGATGTCTACGTCAACGGTACGCTGGTCGCGCATGGCGAGGTGGTGGTGATCAACGACCGCTTCGGCGTGCGCCTGACCGACGTGGTCAGCCCCAGCGAGCGGATCCGGAGACTGCGGTGA
- the fliM gene encoding flagellar motor switch protein FliM: MNDLLSQDEIDALLHGVDSGAVDTEPAPDPGVARTYDFASQDRIIRGRMPTLEMVNERFVRLWRIGLFNLIRRSADLSVRGIELVKFGDYLHQLYVPTNLNLIKFKPLRGTGLVVFEPKLVFAVVDNFFGGDGRYPTRIEGREFTPTEMRVIQLMLKQTFTDMAEAWAPVLDVECEYINSEINPHFANIVTPREYVVVSRFHVELEGGGGEIHITLPYSMLEPIRELLDAGIQSDRVDRDETWNISMREQLMTSEVAVSSVLAKRSIDLRQLTRLKVGDILPIDLPAEVPVCVEGIPVFTGRFGTAGGYNVVKITETHPPGAMPARRTEPQDLSA, translated from the coding sequence ATGAACGACCTGCTTTCCCAGGACGAGATCGACGCGCTGCTGCATGGCGTGGACTCGGGCGCGGTGGACACCGAGCCGGCGCCGGACCCGGGCGTTGCGCGTACCTACGACTTCGCCAGCCAGGACCGCATCATCCGCGGCCGCATGCCGACGCTGGAGATGGTCAACGAGCGCTTCGTGCGCCTGTGGCGCATCGGCCTGTTCAACCTGATCCGGCGTTCGGCCGACCTGTCGGTGCGCGGCATCGAACTGGTCAAGTTCGGCGACTACCTGCACCAGCTGTACGTGCCGACCAACCTCAACCTGATCAAGTTCAAGCCGCTGCGCGGCACCGGCCTGGTGGTGTTCGAACCCAAGCTGGTATTCGCGGTGGTCGACAACTTCTTCGGCGGCGACGGCCGCTATCCCACGCGCATCGAGGGCCGCGAGTTCACGCCCACCGAGATGCGCGTGATCCAGCTGATGCTCAAGCAGACCTTCACCGACATGGCCGAGGCCTGGGCGCCGGTGCTGGACGTGGAATGCGAGTACATCAACTCCGAGATCAACCCGCACTTCGCAAACATCGTCACGCCGCGCGAGTACGTGGTGGTCAGCCGCTTCCACGTCGAGCTCGAAGGCGGTGGCGGCGAGATCCACATCACCCTGCCCTACTCGATGCTCGAGCCGATCCGCGAACTGCTCGACGCCGGCATCCAGAGCGACCGCGTCGACCGGGACGAGACCTGGAACATCTCGATGCGCGAGCAGCTGATGACTTCCGAAGTCGCCGTGTCGAGCGTGCTCGCCAAACGCAGCATCGACCTGCGCCAGCTGACCCGCCTGAAGGTGGGCGACATCCTGCCGATCGACCTGCCGGCGGAAGTGCCGGTCTGCGTCGAAGGCATCCCCGTGTTCACCGGCCGCTTCGGCACCGCCGGTGGCTACAACGTGGTGAAGATCACCGAGACCCATCCGCCGGGCGCCATGCCCGCGCGCCGTACCGAACCCCAGGATCTGTCCGCATGA
- a CDS encoding flagellar basal body-associated FliL family protein, with protein MAAVTSARPAPSSKRRLILIVLGLVVMSGAAGAGWSLFNRKAEPVTTLPAPAQYLPMAPAFVVNLEDTPMGPRYLQVEVQLVTRDPLAVAELQKHEPALRARLLMLFAQQTHAGVATRAGKEALQAQALAEVQALMTEETGKPSAEALLFTSFVTQ; from the coding sequence TTGGCCGCCGTCACATCCGCACGCCCTGCTCCGTCCTCCAAGCGCCGCCTGATCCTGATCGTCCTCGGCCTCGTCGTCATGAGTGGCGCGGCCGGCGCGGGGTGGTCTCTGTTCAACCGCAAGGCCGAGCCGGTGACCACCCTGCCCGCCCCGGCCCAGTACCTGCCGATGGCGCCGGCCTTCGTGGTCAACCTCGAAGACACGCCGATGGGACCACGCTACCTGCAGGTGGAAGTACAGCTGGTCACGCGTGACCCGCTGGCGGTCGCCGAGCTGCAGAAGCACGAGCCGGCCCTGCGGGCGCGCCTGCTGATGCTGTTCGCGCAGCAGACCCACGCGGGCGTCGCCACGCGCGCCGGCAAGGAAGCGCTGCAGGCGCAGGCACTGGCGGAGGTCCAGGCGCTGATGACCGAGGAAACCGGCAAGCCGTCGGCCGAAGCCCTTCTGTTCACCAGCTTCGTGACCCAGTGA
- a CDS encoding flagellar hook-length control protein FliK encodes MPAASGVAVPVAVDIQPPAPGWPPVGLAGLLGFADEAEPVASGGAQTMPPLLAGGPPAGASAVTAAMPATVAPMLPAQPIDDAAVTATGLLPEPSAMAEGGEPAPVAFTLPAPVALREPPPLLAAPLPTPEVGADDFDARFGAQIEWMASQKLSEARIRVTPNDLGPVEVRLHLDGDRIRADFVSANAETRQALEHGLPRLRDLLGEHGFQLAHAGVGAGGSDARGGATSTAANPGDGSGTGPAEATPAAPQRRSLGLLDAYA; translated from the coding sequence ATGCCCGCGGCGTCCGGCGTGGCCGTGCCGGTGGCCGTCGACATCCAACCGCCCGCGCCCGGCTGGCCACCGGTCGGCCTCGCCGGGCTGCTCGGGTTTGCCGACGAGGCCGAACCCGTGGCGTCCGGCGGCGCCCAAACGATGCCGCCCCTGCTGGCCGGCGGGCCGCCGGCCGGCGCCAGTGCCGTGACCGCCGCCATGCCCGCGACCGTGGCCCCCATGCTCCCGGCGCAGCCCATCGACGACGCCGCCGTCACCGCGACCGGGCTGCTGCCCGAGCCTTCCGCCATGGCGGAAGGCGGCGAGCCCGCGCCGGTCGCCTTCACGCTTCCGGCGCCGGTTGCGCTGCGCGAACCACCACCGCTGCTGGCGGCGCCGCTGCCGACGCCGGAAGTGGGCGCGGACGACTTCGACGCCCGGTTCGGCGCCCAGATCGAATGGATGGCCAGCCAGAAGCTCAGCGAGGCGCGCATCCGCGTGACTCCGAACGACCTGGGGCCAGTGGAGGTGCGCCTGCATCTCGACGGCGACCGGATCCGCGCCGATTTCGTCAGCGCCAATGCCGAAACCCGCCAGGCGCTGGAGCACGGCCTGCCGCGCCTGCGTGACCTGCTCGGCGAGCACGGTTTCCAGCTGGCCCATGCCGGCGTGGGCGCCGGCGGCAGCGATGCGAGGGGCGGCGCGACCTCGACTGCCGCGAACCCCGGAGACGGATCCGGCACCGGGCCCGCGGAGGCGACGCCGGCAGCCCCACAGCGGCGCAGCCTGGGCCTGCTCGACGCCTACGCCTGA
- the fliJ gene encoding flagellar export protein FliJ gives MKQSRRIDPLLDRAQETQDAAARLLAERQRVLAQHEAQLHELRRYADEYGQSQLAATSPAQLANRRAFLDRLQSAVDQQSRNVDNSRETVEIERGRLLLASRDKQVLEQLAASYRAQERQVDERRSQRELDDLGARRVRIAQLAAADGADA, from the coding sequence ATGAAGCAGTCCCGCCGCATCGATCCCCTGCTCGACCGCGCCCAGGAAACCCAGGACGCGGCGGCACGCCTGCTGGCCGAGCGCCAGCGCGTGCTGGCCCAGCACGAGGCGCAGCTGCACGAACTGCGCCGCTACGCGGACGAGTACGGCCAGAGCCAGCTGGCCGCCACCAGCCCCGCGCAACTGGCCAACCGCCGTGCCTTCCTCGACCGGCTGCAATCGGCGGTCGACCAGCAGTCGCGCAACGTCGACAACAGCCGCGAAACCGTCGAGATCGAACGCGGCCGCCTGCTGCTGGCCAGTCGCGACAAACAGGTACTGGAGCAGCTGGCCGCGAGCTATCGCGCGCAGGAGCGCCAGGTCGACGAACGCCGGTCGCAGCGCGAGCTCGACGATCTCGGTGCGCGCCGCGTGCGGATTGCCCAGCTTGCCGCTGCCGACGGAGCCGACGCTTGA